GCATCACAGCTGAGACCATCATGGACATCCTGCGGGACAAGGCGAGTGGGATCTGCGTGGACTCGGAGGGCTTCCGTACCACAGGGAGCATGGTGTCCATcctgccccaggaccccacctCGCCCTGCGTGCACTTCTTCACAGCCACGCCTGACCCCTCCAGGTGAGCACCGGGGCTGCCGAAggggcagctgagctcaggaagCTCCAGGCTGTCGTGGGAGATGGGCTGTGAAGGTTAGACATACCTGCCATATCTAAGAGGCTGGAGGCCCTCCAGCAGCATCTTCCCTGAGAACGCTTGGTCTCTGCCAGGATCCTGGTGGGGAATGACCTGGGATTGGGCCAGTGGGAATCCAGAGCCTCATCCTGACGCTGCTCAGTGCACAGGAGATTGCTGGGAGTTCAGGGATCTAGTCCAAGATAAGCCCCCCAGCGAAACTGCCCAGCTCAGCTTTGCAAACCCTGGCAGTGCCATCTCCTGTGGGTGTGAGCTGCTCAGGAGGCAGACCCTGGGCAGCCTCTGGCTGGAACCCACCGGCCTGAGCAAAGCTTTGCCCTCGATCAGCTTAGCAGGGCGGGGAGTTGTGGGGGCGTGGAGACTCCCCTCATGGCCGCTGCTCCCTCGCCGGCAGGTCTGTATTCAAGCCCTTTGTCTTTGTGGCCAACGTGACCCCGGCCCTGAAGGCAACATCTCCCAGCTTCGGTGACGAGGACCCCGTCAGGAAGGTCCCTCGATTCCAGAGCAGGGTTGATCGGAGACACCAGCTCTACCGAGCGCATCAGGCAGCCCTGGAGCTCATGGAGACTAGCCAGGTAACTGAGCGCCCTGCATTCTCCTCCCCTCTCAGATGCTCAGTGAGGCTTTTGATGGCCTTGCTTGGTGCAAACTCCCCATcacctggggccctggggacatcccctgggaggcagctgggctgcagagctcccagcagctgagtgGGAGGGTTGGTCTGAGATCAGGGGCTGTTTCTGCGAGGTGCAGTGGATGGAACCAGGCTCAGGACTCACTCCTGACCTACACCATCCCCACGAGCAGTGGCTGAGGCTGCACATTTCTCTTCCACTGACCCAGGAACAGGGCCAGAAGCTCCAGCAGACCATGCGGGATctggagaggcagggcctggaggcgATGAAGGAAATGCTGGCTGGGGGTATCACCCTGGACCTGGAGGAGCTGGCCGACCTCTTCTTTGATTGTGTGGACACAGAAATCAAGTTCTACAAATAAGGCTGAGGCAGGTGGGTTTTGCGGGGGTGGAGAAGGAAAGGAGAAGGATGCTGCAGAGTGGATGGATTGTTGGGGGAAGCTTGCTGGTCTCTCTTAGGGCCTTCCCTCTGTTTTACCTGGTCTGTTTGGGGGTATTACCTGCATGGGTTTCCTTGTCTCCATGCAACACTGGCTGCCCCCTTTCCTCTGCTCATTAACACCCTCTACTAAGCAAAgctgctgtgggcagcagccaggaatgCACTGGAGCAGAGGCTCCTGGGAAACAGTGTGGAATTACCCCGTGGCCTAGGATCCATGTGAAAGGCACAGTGCCGTGGTCCCTGAGGGGCGCACTGCGTGCCTGCGTCTGCGAGAGCATCAGCCTGGAACAGCCCGTCTATTTGGGACTGGGGAAGGAGGCCACGGGGGGCTGCACGGCTCACTCGCTGGGATCTCACTGGTCTCCTCTTGGGAACCTGAAGCTCCTTTGTCCTTAACACCGAAACGTGGCCCGTAGAAATTACAGGATCCACCATGCGACATCACTGAGTTGGCCAAAGCGAGGTAGCGCACTGCACTCTGGGGCCTGGGCTCAGGGGGTGCTGCACCGCCATAGCGAGCAGGTGATCtggcggctgctggagggagCAGCCCTTCCTACTCGGGTTCTTTGCGAGTCCTGCCTGTCTGCCCTGTCAGCTTCTCTCCCCCACTTGCCTTTCAGCTCCGAGCAGCGCAAAGGAACAGCAGACGCTTCATGCTTTCTGCTGCCACCCATCTGCCCAAGTGCTGGTTCCTCACCTGATTGCTGCTGTCCCCTCGGCCTGCACTAACAGGACTGGAACGCCTGGAAAGGAGCCATGTCACGCCACTGGGCTCCTGGCTTTGGCATGGTGCCCTCTCTGGACCCTCCGCCTGGCAtttcccagccccatccaggcgcCTACCACCCACTCCTCGCACTAACTGTCATTCCTCTTAAGAGTCCAGAACAGCAGCTTGACCAGGTCAGCTGTTCCGAGcccggctgcatggggctggggaggggagagcctgaGCTAGTTAGATGGAGCTGGGTCACCAGCGACCACCGGGCTTCTCCTAAGAGGAAACCCTGCCTACTGGTTAGGGCACAGGACATCTGGGTCTCGTCCGCGCTTAGGAACCAAGCTTGGGTCACTTTTCCCTTCTGTAGCTGAGGGATGAGCCCCCCACACCTGTCCTGTCTGGAGCCACAATGCTGCGCAGGCCTGACCCGCCAGGACAGCAGGACAGACAGCCCCAGGCAGACAGACCAGTGTGGAATAAAGAAGTTTTACATTTCAATCACAAACTCCACTGCGCTGTTTTGTGGGGGCTGGCCCAGTCGACCCCCTGGGGCGCTGCAGCAGGAGTGGCTGAGCTTCAGTCATTTCTTTGCTGCTTTGGCTGCAGTTTTAGCTGCAGTGGGAGCCGCCCCTTTTGGGGCCTTGAGGCCGGCCCCACTCCCGCACTTGCTCTGCCCAGGTGAGGGGAATGTGCCAGACCGTGTAGAGCCGCCGGCCTTCCGTAGAGGAAGCAGCCGAGATCCTgagttgggtgtggggtgtggcTGACATAGCCTAGGGGCTGGTGATCTCCCTCCTGTGGCTCCCTCCTCCACGGGGCTAGGCGCCAGACGGCCCTCCTGCCTTCCTGGGCACAGACTCCCTGGCAGCTGCATCAGTCTCTGTCGCTCTGCGAGCTCCTCCAGCCGGGCCTGGTGTTCTCTCAGcgcctcctgcctcctcctctgtGAGCGGCCAGCCAGCTCCTGGTGGAGACCCACAAAGAactctgtgggaggggagtggcaaAAGTTAGAGTCcatctccctctgcagccagcagccggagCAGGCCGAGTAAAGTGCCTCCTGTGCTGCTTCACAGCATCTGCCTATTGTGAGCCGGGAGCGCCATGTGCCAGGCCCTCGGCTGGGATCCCggggggggctgcagagcagaggggtTTCCCATCTTTGCAAGGCAAAATGTCAAATCAGCCCCATTCCCCCTGCACTGATATTCATGTGCGTAGCCCAGGCCTGTGCAAATCAGGGGGCAAATGCCTTTGTCTGGGGTTAGCCACAGGTAccaagagcagaatcaggccctgtggTCTTAAGTGGCTGACAGCAGCTGCTTGATTACCTTTGTCTGTACAGAAAGGACCAGTCAGCTCAGGGATATCATCATCTTCCTCACTGGCACTGTCTTCAGAAGCTcccgcctcttcctcctcctctgctgggtAAGGGTCTCTCCAGCTGGAGATCAGCTGGGCGTCCAGCATCTTGAGACGGGGCAAGGCCCCGAGCACCAACTCCCTGGAAAGACCCAAAAAACTGTGTACTTTGCATCCCTGAGGATCCCAGAGCGGTTTGACAACACGCATACTGGTTTGCACTGAGCGgtgctgcagtgcagctgcctctggggtggaacatggcACCAGACCATGACAACTCCACACAACAGGGTTGGGCAGAAAGTGACGCTTCCACAATCTGTAGATGGGGAAGAAGGGAATTACCCCAGTTGGCATTTGGGAAGGACACCTGCTTAACATCCTGGGCTCCTGCAAAACATGCCATGGTGTCTTTAAATGACCAGGAGAGAGACAGCACCAACTAGCATGGGGGGAGGCACTGGGTCAGAACTGACATGGGAAACAATgtgcctccacctcccccagctctgaccttgtaggagctgcaggaaggcagAGGAGCACAGGTGGCGCAGACCAAGCCAAAGGAAGAAGCATTAACAGGCAAGCAGAACCAGGGGCTATAAATAGGAATGTGCAATGAAACTGATGTAGCATCTCTCCACAAGGGCAGGGCGAGCCGAGGGCCAAGGCCTCAGCGCCCAGGACAGGAAGAGACGATTTGCATTTTGACAGAAACGCAAAAGTGACATGAACGAGCCAACAAGAAACAGCTCACGGAAGGAGCCCGCTCCCTGGTTGTTGCCATTCAGTTCCTGGGCTTCTTTGCTACCTCCCTGCGTCTCACTAGAGGGGGAGCCCTTTGGGGGCTCAGTCCTGCCCTCAGCTCCACGTACCGTGGTCCAGATGCTCCACGGTGTTTAGGCTCCAgactccactgatgtcagtggcagTTTAGAGCCCAAACAGTTTGGTGGATTTGGGCCCATCTAAATAACTCCCCCCCTTCTTGTGAGGCTTAAATGACTCTTAAATTACACTTAAGGCACAGAACTAACCAAcaaccctgcccacccccagcctgcactgGAGACACCTGCATAAGAGGAGGATTAGGTGCTCGGGTCCAGACCCTCAAAGCAATTAGGTGCCTAACCCCTGGAGTTGCCTTTGAGGAGCCGGGCTTCCCTTCTCGAAGGAGGGGAGACTTTCTGCTCCCTCTCTCACCTGTAACCAGCTTGGTTGGTGCATCCATTCCCCAATAAGTTCAGGATGAGGAGGGACTGGGGGAGCTCATCTGCACAAGACGAAAGAAGGTGAAGGAGTAAATCTGAGCGGCTGGCTGCTAAGTAGGTGTTAGAGTGCGTGTCCGCTGCAACCCCTCTGCCCTCTTCTGCTCTGGCACCTCCCTGCTGTAGGTCTGCGAGTACTTTACAAGCATTAAGGCAGCCTCCTGACACCCCTTAGGAGTAAGGGAGTATCATCCCCCTTTCCCAGctgagaaaactgaggcatgcGAATTACAGTCTCCAAAATCATCCAGCGATTGTGTGATAGAATCCAGGATTCCTGCTTCCCAACATCCTGCTCGTATAGCGGTAAGACCCCGGGTTCCCTGGCCGATTTCTCCCTGCCACAAACTAGGGGCTGAGCTGGTCATGCTTTTTGCGAATTGGTGTGTATTATGAGAGGCCTGCTGTGGGCGGAACAGCAAATTGCAGGACAGCTTTTTGCCCTGGAGTGTTGCACGTTTTGCCCTGGAAGCACAGAGGTGGGTTTGGCATTCATCTGTGTTTAGGTTGGAAAagcagagcccaggggaagggctgCTGTGTTTAAAAGTTAGAGACAATATCGACCATGGTCACCCCTTATCTGCTTCCTGCCCAAATGACACTGAAAATAAACTTGAAACTCTGATTCACAAAGCATGGCCAAGTCAATAGGTCATAAAATGCACTTGGACGCTGCACTGACTCAGAGTTTTGATGAGGATACAAAATGCAAGACAGGCCTGGGCGTTTCACAGAAAAACATGATGGCCTATTGGGTTGTAGCGTAAAATCCTGGCCAAGGTAAACTACGCAGGGCTGTTTGAATGGGATGGCGAATATGAGCTGGATTCACGCCATCATGAAGAATTCCTTCACATGAACGCACAGCTCGAgctttttaaaagctgctgcTCTTTCAGCAGGAGGCACACCCGAGTGAGCTCCCCGTTTGATCTGCACAGGCTTTTCCCACATTGGTGCATTTTACCGCTCATGTTTTACCATGAGCGATGCACAAACCAAAGGCAAGACCAGAAGGGCTGCTGCTTTTGAAGAGGAAGAAAATATTCATCATGCAGAAAAGAAACGCATTAGGGAAAGAAATGGGAATGTGGCCTAGTGGCTAAAGCGGGACAATTGCTGTCAGAACTTGTGGATCCTATGCTCAAATCAGGGAAGGCCAGGGGCCTAGGGGGTCAGCAGAGGGCATTGGTAAGCAGGACTCAGGTACTAATCCCAAGTCTGAGAGGGAAAATAtaccagtggttagagcagagtaGTGGTAATCTGGACTCCTGGGCCCTATTCCCATGTCTGCTGTAGACTCACTGTGTGACCTCAAGAAAGTGGCTCAACCTGCCAGTGCCTTGTAAATGGTGATATGACCATCTCAGCACACTGGGTGGGAGTATTAGTTTGTTCCTGCTTTGGTGTTCAGGATGTGCACAACTTGGAGAAGGATGAGCAGTTATCAACAATGCATGTGTCTGAAACAGTCCAATAGCAGCTGCCGCCTGCATCTCTCCTACCAGGGTCCAGTGTCTTGATCTGGTTCTGTGACAGGTCCAGGAACTGCAGCTGCTTCAGGTCCTGGAGGTTCTCCAGTGCACGGATGCGGTTCCCAGCTAGTGACAGGAACCTGCAGGACatagggggtgaggggagagatgTTGCACCTGTGAATGAAGAGGGGAACCACAGAGGCTGGGGACTTCTGCAGTGGGGAATATAGCTAACCATCCCCACATTGGGCTCTTATGTAAGGCAAGACAGAACTTGTGTTCCTGTCAAAGGATATGCTCCAAttcccacagaagtcagtggaaaaactgcTGTTGCCTTCAGAAGAAGTGAAGGCAGCCAAAGGATAAATACAGCTGAGTCTCTAAATCACTACTCAGTTTGGATTTGTGCCGGAAAATTTAAAACCAGCAGGCCTAGTCCTGTGTGCCAGGGAACCAGGGCCAAGGTCTTTGGGTTAAACTGCCATAAAGCTGCTGATGTCACTATGCACACCCAATTCTCACCTCCCGCCCATGGAGGAAAAGCCAGTATTATCTTCTGATGGGCATGCCCAGGTTTGGGAAATTCAACCCCCACAAAGCTGCCATGCAATGGCTGATGTGTACATGTGCTCCCAGCACAGTGAATCATGTCGTAAAGAGCCTCACTTACCGCAGGTTAGGAAGACAGCTGAGATTCTCAATGGTCTCAATTTGGTtctgaaaaatgaaatgtttttttaACTAACTGAAGCCTGTCAGTGGCACATCACATGCTCACACCATTAACTAGCCCTCACGGCGCCCCATGACACTTAGCTGGGCAAATATCATTTTACCGAGGAGGGAAACCGAGGCAATGAGAGACTTGCCCAAGAACACAAAGCAAATAAGGGAAAAGGCTGAGATTAAAACGCACCTGGGAGCTAGCTGAGTGTTAGCTGAGATTGGCCCCGCTTCCCAAACTAGGCACTTTCACATAGAAATCACTCAGGTCCTGCTCCTGGGAGCCACTATGCACCAGGTGGGCCTTTACTCAGGGAGGGAGCTGAGTTTAATAAGACACATGTAAGAGTTTCATGCACACATTTGCAGGATTGACGTCTAACCCTAAATTGCTGTGGCTTCAGGGCAGCAGCTGATCATTGTATGCAGACAGAAGGGGGTCTCCCTGCAGTGTAGGGACTTCCCCTCCCTGGAAGAGAGGTGGATTGACAGAATTCTTCCCTTgacctagcactgtctacactagcaataaGACCGGCATAGTCCAGTTCACAGGGGatgaatttttcacacccctgagcgatGAGACTATACCGATGTAAGACTCCAGTGAACACGAAGCTCAAGACCCCAATCGTGTAATCAGAGTTGTGCAAATGGAACTCGAAGCCTTTGCAGGGAAGCTGCACACCGATCCCAACACAGGAGTGAGGCCTGTGCAGGTACATGATCTCAGCCAGACTTGCTGGTTGGCTGAAGCCAAAACACCACTTCGTTATTTATGAATCCAAAGGGAGCTCATTTAAAGGACagtttaaaaaatggatttttttttaaacctgaaatGTTCTTATCAGTGTAACTTAGATGGCTCCATTTCTGGTTCTTAGTAAATCAAAACTAAAAGAATTAACGATCAGGTTTGCTAGTCCTTGGTTTTAGGCAATTGGTTTATTTTTTGTGGTCACACATCTCATAGTGGGAGGCCCATCACTGTGACTTTTGTGTCTTTCAGGATGTGTTCACTGGTTCTCAAGCCCTAGCACTAGGCTGGGACGGTTAGGGGGCAGTAGCTGTAAGGAAATGTTTCAATCAAATCATGCAGCTGTGTTCAGTGATCTTTTTACATTTAATAAACTTTTCTATTAATGGTACATACTTCAAACCTGGGCTTAATGCACTTGCCATTGGCTGTGTTCCTCACCCTTCCCTCCTTTGATCCCTTGTCCTTCCGCAACACACAGCGTTCTCGAGAAACCACTTGCCAGAGGAAAGGGTCTGACTTCACTTCAAAGCCAAAGTATGATCTTGCCTATAATGAAATTTACTGTGGTGTGTGACGTTTGGTTACTTTGAAAAACCGCAAGTGATCTGCAGGGGGTGCTATGTCCCAGCCTGAGAGACATCAGGTTAAAATGCGCGCtaagtgaagctacagaccaacaagGCTAGTGCTTTACCTGTTGTAGATAGAGACTACGGActtctctcagaccctgcaggttGTTGATGGTGCAAATGTTCTCCCTGTCCAAGCGGACGGTGAGCAGAGATGCCAAGGCCTTGGCTCTATGGAGAAAGGCATTCAGAACAATCTTGTGTAGCCACCTTGCGAGAGCTGCTGGCATGCGAGAGCAAAGGCAATCCTTGCACGAGCCCCTTCACAATGAAGGATCGCAGGCAGCTGGGAGAGCGAATTTCAGACCCCTTTCATAAAGTTACAAGCTCATCCACAGACCTTCTGGGTCATGGCAGGAGCAAAGCAACCAGACGCATTGTGGGGGCTGCTCTGCACCAGCTTTAGGCAGGCCAGCACAGAGGAGGCCAGTGGGAGTTAGTCTAGCTCTGGCTCATCCCTCTTCCCAACACCCAAAGCTTTGTGCGGAACAGGATAAGGCTCAGCCCACCTTACTATATAGGGTGATCTCCCATTACTCTGCGTGTGTGGCAAGTCGCTacctctgtgcctccatttcccccgCTGTGAAATGGGAATACTAATACGGACGTCCGTTGAAAAATCCTTTGCCATCTAAGGATGAAGTGTGCTCGGTACGAGGGAGGATTATCATCACACCTCCCTTCCCGCCGGCGAGGTGCCAAGGTGCCCGCTCACCCCGCTTGCCAGGGGCTCCTTGCACCCCTGACATCCCATTTCAGCGGCGGTGGGACACTCACGTGCTCTCCGGGGTCCCTTTTTCTGCGGGGCAGCGAAGGTTCCTCTGGGCGACGAGGCAGTCGGTGATGCTCCCCGCTTCCCCGGCGGGGCTCTGCCGGAGGCCTGGAAGCAAACCCAGGGTCACTCGGCACCCCCGATCCTGCCCTGCAACGTCAGTGGGAACTTGGCCTTTGCACCGGGGACGGGCCGGGGCTAAACACAGTGAAACCCTCCCGACAGGGGCatacacggggggggggggggctgcaccccgaccccccccccgcaccgcTGCAAGCAGccgcctcccacccacagccccgcccctcagGCTACAGTGCCCTGCGGCAGCGGGAGAGGCCCCCGCCCGGATCGCTCACCCCCGAGCATGGCCTCGGGCGGGTTCGCCggcccggggtgggggtgggggtgggggtgggggtggggggtgggacggGCACGTGGCCCCTGTACCCCcggccccagctcagccagccacaggcattgcaatgggggaggggggagcacgGCCCCGCGTCAGCCCGCCTCGCTGTGCGGcagcggcagggctgggaggagaggggcccGAGGGGCTGGGCGAGGGGATCCCTCAAGGGCGGGGTCCGAGCCGGGGCGGCGGGGGCCCCAGGCCAGCGCGTGCCCGTTGCTAGGAGACCGGCGGTTCCGGCTTCCCAGGCGCGGGCTCCCCCTGCCGGCCGGAGGGCGCCCGGCCCcgctcttccctccacccccctctCCCGTGCCGGCTGGCGGGGTCCGCCCGCTTCCCACAACCCCCCTCGGCGGCTTCCCGGCGAAAGATGGCGGCGGTTCTGCGCAGCCGGGGGCCCCGCAGGGCGGGTAAGAAACCCCTCTCCGAGCCCAGCCGCGGcccgccccgcccagccccccatCGTCCCTCGAGTCCGGCCCTCCCCACCgacagcgccccgcccccctgcgcccctcccctccccccggcagcgccccgcccccctgcgccctcccccccccggcagcgccccgccccctgcgccccctccccgctCCCGACACCCCGGCAGCGCCCCACCCCCCTGCGTCCCTCTCCCCCCTCCCGACACCCCGGCAGCGCCCCACCCCCCTGCGCCCCACTCCCCCCTCCCGACACGCCGGCAGCGCCCCACCCCCCCTGcgcccctctcccccctcccgaCACCCCGgcagcgccccgccccctgcgcccctctcccccctcccgaCACCCCGGCAGCGCCCCACCCCCCCTGcgcccc
The sequence above is a segment of the Carettochelys insculpta isolate YL-2023 chromosome 28, ASM3395843v1, whole genome shotgun sequence genome. Coding sequences within it:
- the LRRC46 gene encoding leucine-rich repeat-containing protein 46 isoform X1, giving the protein MLGGLRQSPAGEAGSITDCLVAQRNLRCPAEKGTPESTAKALASLLTVRLDRENICTINNLQGLREVRSLYLQQARSYFGFEVKSDPFLWQVVSRERCVLRKDKGSKEGRVRNTANGKCIKPRFENQIETIENLSCLPNLRFLSLAGNRIRALENLQDLKQLQFLDLSQNQIKTLDPDELPQSLLILNLLGNGCTNQAGYRELVLGALPRLKMLDAQLISSWRDPYPAEEEEEAGASEDSASEEDDDIPELTGPFCTDKEFFVGLHQELAGRSQRRRQEALREHQARLEELAERQRLMQLPGSLCPGRQEGRLAPSPVEEGATGGRSPAPRLCQPHPTPNSGSRLLPLRKAGGSTRSGTFPSPGQSKCGSGAGLKAPKGAAPTAAKTAAKAAKK
- the LRRC46 gene encoding leucine-rich repeat-containing protein 46 isoform X2; the encoded protein is MLGGLRQSPAGEAGSITDCLVAQRNLRCPAEKGTPESTAKALASLLTVRLDRENICTINNLQGLREVRSLYLQQARSYFGFEVKSDPFLWQVVSRERCVLRKDKGSKEGRNQIETIENLSCLPNLRFLSLAGNRIRALENLQDLKQLQFLDLSQNQIKTLDPDELPQSLLILNLLGNGCTNQAGYRELVLGALPRLKMLDAQLISSWRDPYPAEEEEEAGASEDSASEEDDDIPELTGPFCTDKEFFVGLHQELAGRSQRRRQEALREHQARLEELAERQRLMQLPGSLCPGRQEGRLAPSPVEEGATGGRSPAPRLCQPHPTPNSGSRLLPLRKAGGSTRSGTFPSPGQSKCGSGAGLKAPKGAAPTAAKTAAKAAKK
- the LRRC46 gene encoding leucine-rich repeat-containing protein 46 isoform X3 — its product is MLGGLRQSPAGEAGSITDCLVAQRNLRCPAEKGTPESTAKALASLLTVRLDRENICTINNLQGLREVRSLYLQQNQIETIENLSCLPNLRFLSLAGNRIRALENLQDLKQLQFLDLSQNQIKTLDPDELPQSLLILNLLGNGCTNQAGYRELVLGALPRLKMLDAQLISSWRDPYPAEEEEEAGASEDSASEEDDDIPELTGPFCTDKEFFVGLHQELAGRSQRRRQEALREHQARLEELAERQRLMQLPGSLCPGRQEGRLAPSPVEEGATGGRSPAPRLCQPHPTPNSGSRLLPLRKAGGSTRSGTFPSPGQSKCGSGAGLKAPKGAAPTAAKTAAKAAKK
- the LRRC46 gene encoding leucine-rich repeat-containing protein 46 isoform X4; this encodes MLGGLRQSPAGEAGSITDCLVAQRNLRCPAEKGTPESTAKALASLLTVRLDRENICTINNLQGLREVRSLYLQQARSYFGFEVKSDPFLWQVVSRERCVLRKDKGSKEGRVRNTANGKCIKPRFENQIETIENLSCLPNLRFLSLAGNRIRALENLQDLKQLQFLDLSQNQIKTLDPDELPQSLLILNLLGNGCTNQAGYRELVLGALPRLKMLDAQLISSWRDPYPAEEEEEAGASEDSASEEDDDIPELTGPFCTDKGAGWPLTEEEAGGAERTPGPAGGARRATETDAAARESVPRKAGGPSGA